In Drosophila simulans strain w501 chromosome X, Prin_Dsim_3.1, whole genome shotgun sequence, one DNA window encodes the following:
- the LOC6725369 gene encoding uncharacterized protein LOC6725369 isoform X2 yields MPIDRGRARQRNRNTGAPETLLESHLQKLLKEQEQLHQLLINNRPGKTQLENLGGESIYEIDDENLPCFQAVGEERKELNNHPILAEMVDSPSPSKLEDLPKLPSRRYPYRRNQSLIPTPISVGNCTQPKLMGQGFDTPFLYPDFISENEENRVKYLFSLVDSLVLQTERIFKLSEHSMAKENIKNPSTGAIPKSRPKQEFQIDHMGHAKYTITVKSRFKEPKQHNPSKKHRLAKSKINSYNKLPDIIDLDCEFGMEYIEKFRANNIRDENKAEGVSDTGQDIYTDATDSIERVSEDEEGVDESLITVIPNSEYRDISFLEIEMAKSFKTQRKYKKKDTNVYRPTTDLDCEFGMEYIEKFRPNNIRDENKAEGVSDTGQDIYTDATDSIERVSEDEEGYFGVNESQITVIPNSEYRNDTSFLESEMAKSFKTHRKCKKKDTNVYRPTTPMTRPSTPIDDDVPSTSAQAKFYQQFKDPLDPEKSESSVLNMWQLLTEKEFNREKRRQQQAQKYSIYGKLQPLDPKSVMKPKKKSVSINRPNKCSKFCSEYNTKKEWFKAARKFKRDQYLSFYGPEPRKKLTEEVQCNITRRLFNVIGNQTKPVQPKPMPKKNIPHRPVEKKKVPKQVPKKDTTSLDRGEWLKNLLIDRVRLSRQKHNMDHLIPPENPLKAIYLPILRQVEPLKIYQKKPKPLNKKPTSFGLKISSSTYMTPEPGSQASLASIFYDAKNTMSRTPSSTALRDDLVDETESVFSCQEPSDPHIFSSLSKIEEIQPLQKKIDKSTTEDIPEEIVDFRRFIDIDCVSLLILDLMSNMKPKKDIHLFEFNPKITNYMDYFYWKHLKDDCLFFHWFVSEGFFPAHYLINVKNSKELENVSDEQIDVEIMQYIDVANDACKKEIQLTSQMAHLMVTSYFRVLHHRATSVEYPIQDRYLLRCRSAISVVELYQQERGRNILKDRVDCKRLMNWAIKHEGRVKQLIDEPLYYAEQRASIDSSLVIRTPNLECFKDFYTRHVLPKPDALAINSMFNKMRYPRNRTYPHMSFVCPIPGCETILCSEILMAHFLSDHCRRLEELWLTDRMILLFYPCSYPTNQIYCICVIALLAKIPGQTVPVPRVVFNEELPTKYLYFAEHGACFLMFAPVSRLLVEGKATPKPSAEIGVEKHQLDTLYIFWLAIADYELEVAGCRLLVYGRNHNVKARSLLTFVKMSTFKGVHDLLVTHPDSYLAIDYETMATVTNNFKDLIFIEVRYINKLNEDPNSSGDDNYDD; encoded by the exons ATGCCGATTGACAGAGGACGAGCTCGGCAAAGAAACCGCAATACAGGCGCGCCGGAAACTCTCCTAGAGAGCCACTTACAAAAGCTTctcaaggagcaggagcaacttCACCAGCTGCTGATCAACAATCGTCCCGGAAAAACCCAGTTGGAAAATCTTGGCGGCGAAAGTATCTATGAGATCGATGATGAAAATTTGCCATGTTTTCAG GCGGTGGGGGAGGAGCGAAAGGAGCTTAACAACCATCCAATTCTCGCCGAAATGGTGGACTCACCGAGTCCTTCGAAATTAGAAGATCTTCCAAAACTTCCATCACGAAGGTATCCATACCGCAGAAACCAAAGCTTGATCCCAACGCCTATTTCAGTGGGCAACTGCACACAACCCAAGCTAATGGGCCAGGGCTTCGACACGCCCTTTCTATACCCCGATTTTATTTCAGAAAACGAGGAAAATCGTGTAAAGT ACCTCTTCAGTTTGGTGGATAGTCTAGTACTGCAAACAGAgcgaatatttaaattgagcGAGCATTCTATGGCcaaagaaaacattaaaaaccCCTCCACTGGAGCTATACCCAAATCCAGGCCTAAACAGGAATTCCAAATAGATCATATGGGCCATGCAAAATACACGATTACTGTCAAATCTCGTTTTAAAGAGCCAAAGCAACACAATCCATCTA AAAAACATCGTTTGGCCAAAAGTAAGATAAATTCGTATAATAAATTGCCAGACATAATCGATTTAGATTGTGAGTTCGGAATGGAGTATATAGAAAAGTTTCGAGCCAACAACATTCGAGATGAAAATAAGGCCGAGGGCGTGTCCGATACTGGTCAAGATATATACACTGATGCTACGGATTCGATTGAAAGAGTGTCAGAGGATGAAGAAG gTGTAGACGAATCCCTGATAACTGTTATTCCGAACTCTGAATACCGTGACATATCGTTTCTTGAAATTGAGATGGCCAAATCATTCAAAACACagagaaaatataagaaaaaagaCACCAACGTTTATCGACCAACAACAGATTTAGATTGTGAGTTCGGAATGGAGTATATAGAAAAGTTTCGACCCAACAACATTCGAGATGAAAATAAGGCCGAGGGCGTGTCCGATACTGGTCAAGATATATACACTGATGCTACAGATTCGATTGAAAGAGTGTCAGAGGATGAAGAAGGTTATTTTG gTGTAAACGAATCCCAGATAACTGTTATTCCGAACTCCGAATACCGTAATGACACATCGTTTCTTGAAAGTGAGATGGCCAAATCATTcaaaacacacagaaaatgTAAGAAAAAAGACACCAACGTTTATCGACCAACAACACCCATGACTAGACCCTCTACTCccattgatgatgatgttcCCAGTACATCGGCACAGGCAAAATTTTATCAGCAATTTAAAGATCCATTGGATCCCGAGAAGAGCGAATCAAGTGTCTTAAACATGTGGCAGTTATTAACAGAAAAAG AATTTAATAGGGAAAAACGaaggcaacaacaagcacAGAAGTACAGTATATATGGAAAATTACAACCTTTAGATCCGAAATCCGTGATGAAACCAAAGAAGAAATCTGTGTCTATAAACAGGCCAAACAAGTGCTCAAAATTCTGTAGCGAATATAATACGAAAAAAGAATGGTTTAAAGCGGCACGCAAGTTTAAAAGGGATCAGTACCTATCATTTTATGGACCCGAGCCCAGGAAAAAATTGACCGAAGAAGTACAGTGTAACATAACACGTAGACTTTTCAATGTTATCGGTAACCAAACCAAGCCCGTACAACCCAAACccatgccaaaaaaaaacatacccCATCGGcctgttgaaaaaaaaaaggtccCAAAACAAGTTCCCAAAAAGGATACCACGTCACTAGACAGGGGTGAGTGGTTAAAGAATCTTTTAATAGACAGAGTTCGGCTGAGTCGTCAAAAGCATAATATGGACCATTTGATACCACCAGAGAATCCTCTAAAAGCCATTTACTTACCGATTCTCCGTCAAGTTGAGCccttgaaaatatatcaaaagaaaccaaagccattaaacaaaaaacctaCTAGCTTTGGTTTAAAGATCAGTAGTAGTACTTACATGACACCCGAGCCCGGTTCGCAAGCTTCACTTGCTTCTATATTTTACGATGCCAAAAACACGATGTCAAGGACCCCTAGCTCAACCGCTTTGCGCGACGATTTAGTCGACGAAACGGAGAGCGTTTTCAGCTGTCAAGAACCAAGCGATCCACATATTTTTAGCAGCCTATCAAAAATCGAGGAAATACAAccacttcaaaaaaaaatcgataaGTCAACTACAGAGGATATACCCGAAGAAATTGTAGATTTTAGGAGATTCATCGATATAGATTGCGTATCGCTACTCATCCTGGATCTAATGTCAAATATGAAACCCAAAAAGGACATACATCTTTTCGAATTTAATCCCAAGATTACTAATTATATGGATTACTTTTACTGGAAACATTTAAAGGACGATTGTCTATTCTTTCATTGGTTCGTCAGCGAGGGGTTTTTTCCCGCTCATTATCTTATTAATGTGAAAAATTCCAAGGAACTGGAAAACGTTTCAGATGAGCAGATAGATGTGGAGATTATGCAGTATATAGATGTGGCAAATGACGCTTGCAAGAAGGAAATACAATTAACAAGTCAAATGGCGCACCTAATGGTGACCTCTTATTTTCGAGTTTTACATCATAGAGCCACATCGGTTGAGTACCCTATCCAAGATAGATATTTGCTCAGATGTCGCTCGGCCATTTCTGTAGTTGAACTCTATCAACAGGAGAGAGGTCGAAATATATTGAAAGATCGGGTCGATTGTAAGCGACTTATGAATTGGGCCATCAAACACGAGGGTCGCGTTAAACAGCTGATCGACGAGCCTTTGTACTATGCCGAGCAACGGGCTAGCATTGATTCCTCCCTGGTTATACGTACCCCAAATTTGGAGTGCTTTAAGGATTTTTACACTCGTCACGTATTGCCCAAACCTGATGCACTTGCCATTAATTCCATGTTCAACAAAATGCGTTATCCGAGAAATAGAACATATCCACATATGTCGTTTGTGTGCCCCATTCCTGGTTGCGAAACGATTCTGTGCTCCGAGATTCTTATGGCACACTTTTTGTCCGATCATTGTCGACGATTGGAAGAACTTTGGCTTACAGATCGTATGATTCTACTGTTCTATCCGTGTTCCTATCCCACAAATCAGATTTACTGTATTTGTGTAATCGCCTTATTGGCCAAAATTCCCGGACAGACGGTCCCGGTACCCCGTGTTGTATTTAACGAGGAATTACCCACGAAATATCTATACTTTGCTGAACATGGAGCATGTTTCCTTATGTTCGCTCCGGTTTCAAGATTATTAGTTGAAGGAAAGGCGACGCCTAAACCTTCCGCGGAAATAGGCGTTGAGAAGCATCAACTAGACactttgtatatattttggctAGCTATTGCCGATTATGAACTCGAGGTTGCGGGATGTCGACTTCTTGTGTATGGCCGGAATCACAATGTCAAGGCTAGATCTCTATTGACGTTTGTGAAAATGTCCACGTTTAAAGGTGTACACGATTTGCTTGTAACTCATCCAGATAGCTATCTGGCCATCGACTATGAGACAATGGCGACGGtgacaaacaattttaaggaTCTTATTTTTATCGAGGTACGATACATTAATAAGTTGAATGAGGATCCCAACAGTTCTGGTGATGACAATTATGATGATTAA
- the LOC6725369 gene encoding uncharacterized protein LOC6725369 isoform X4, whose translation MPIDRGRARQRNRNTGAPETLLESHLQKLLKEQEQLHQLLINNRPGKTQLENLGGESIYEIDDENLPCFQEAVGEERKELNNHPILAEMVDSPSPSKLEDLPKLPSRRYPYRRNQSLIPTPISVGNCTQPKLMGQGFDTPFLYPDFISENEENRVKYLFSLVDSLVLQTERIFKLSEHSMAKENIKNPSTGAIPKSRPKQEFQIDHMGHAKYTITVKSRFKEPKQHNPSKKHRLAKSKINSYNKLPDIIDLDCEFGMEYIEKFRANNIRDENKAEGVSDTGQDIYTDATDSIERVSEDEEGVDESLITVIPNSEYRDISFLEIEMAKSFKTQRKYKKKDTNVYRPTTDLDCEFGMEYIEKFRPNNIRDENKAEGVSDTGQDIYTDATDSIERVSEDEEGYFGVNESQITVIPNSEYRNDTSFLESEMAKSFKTHRKCKKKDTNVYRPTTPMTRPSTPIDDDVPSTSAQAKFYQQFKDPLDPEKSESSVLNMWQLLTEKEPFYKTP comes from the exons ATGCCGATTGACAGAGGACGAGCTCGGCAAAGAAACCGCAATACAGGCGCGCCGGAAACTCTCCTAGAGAGCCACTTACAAAAGCTTctcaaggagcaggagcaacttCACCAGCTGCTGATCAACAATCGTCCCGGAAAAACCCAGTTGGAAAATCTTGGCGGCGAAAGTATCTATGAGATCGATGATGAAAATTTGCCATGTTTTCAG GAGGCGGTGGGGGAGGAGCGAAAGGAGCTTAACAACCATCCAATTCTCGCCGAAATGGTGGACTCACCGAGTCCTTCGAAATTAGAAGATCTTCCAAAACTTCCATCACGAAGGTATCCATACCGCAGAAACCAAAGCTTGATCCCAACGCCTATTTCAGTGGGCAACTGCACACAACCCAAGCTAATGGGCCAGGGCTTCGACACGCCCTTTCTATACCCCGATTTTATTTCAGAAAACGAGGAAAATCGTGTAAAGT ACCTCTTCAGTTTGGTGGATAGTCTAGTACTGCAAACAGAgcgaatatttaaattgagcGAGCATTCTATGGCcaaagaaaacattaaaaaccCCTCCACTGGAGCTATACCCAAATCCAGGCCTAAACAGGAATTCCAAATAGATCATATGGGCCATGCAAAATACACGATTACTGTCAAATCTCGTTTTAAAGAGCCAAAGCAACACAATCCATCTA AAAAACATCGTTTGGCCAAAAGTAAGATAAATTCGTATAATAAATTGCCAGACATAATCGATTTAGATTGTGAGTTCGGAATGGAGTATATAGAAAAGTTTCGAGCCAACAACATTCGAGATGAAAATAAGGCCGAGGGCGTGTCCGATACTGGTCAAGATATATACACTGATGCTACGGATTCGATTGAAAGAGTGTCAGAGGATGAAGAAG gTGTAGACGAATCCCTGATAACTGTTATTCCGAACTCTGAATACCGTGACATATCGTTTCTTGAAATTGAGATGGCCAAATCATTCAAAACACagagaaaatataagaaaaaagaCACCAACGTTTATCGACCAACAACAGATTTAGATTGTGAGTTCGGAATGGAGTATATAGAAAAGTTTCGACCCAACAACATTCGAGATGAAAATAAGGCCGAGGGCGTGTCCGATACTGGTCAAGATATATACACTGATGCTACAGATTCGATTGAAAGAGTGTCAGAGGATGAAGAAGGTTATTTTG gTGTAAACGAATCCCAGATAACTGTTATTCCGAACTCCGAATACCGTAATGACACATCGTTTCTTGAAAGTGAGATGGCCAAATCATTcaaaacacacagaaaatgTAAGAAAAAAGACACCAACGTTTATCGACCAACAACACCCATGACTAGACCCTCTACTCccattgatgatgatgttcCCAGTACATCGGCACAGGCAAAATTTTATCAGCAATTTAAAGATCCATTGGATCCCGAGAAGAGCGAATCAAGTGTCTTAAACATGTGGCAGTTATTAACAGAAAAAG AACCTTTTTATAAGACACCTTGA
- the LOC6725369 gene encoding uncharacterized protein LOC6725369 isoform X3, with protein sequence MPIDRGRARQRNRNTGAPETLLESHLQKLLKEQEQLHQLLINNRPGKTQLENLGGESIYEIDDENLPCFQEAVGEERKELNNHPILAEMVDSPSPSKLEDLPKLPSRRYPYRRNQSLIPTPISVGNCTQPKLMGQGFDTPFLYPDFISENEENRVKYLFSLVDSLVLQTERIFKLSEHSMAKENIKNPSTGAIPKSRPKQEFQIDHMGHAKYTITVKSRFKEPKQHNPSKKHRLAKSKINSYNKLPDIIDLDCEFGMEYIEKFRANNIRDENKAEGVSDTGQDIYTDATDSIERVSEDEEGYFGVNESQITVIPNSEYRNDTSFLESEMAKSFKTHRKCKKKDTNVYRPTTPMTRPSTPIDDDVPSTSAQAKFYQQFKDPLDPEKSESSVLNMWQLLTEKEFNREKRRQQQAQKYSIYGKLQPLDPKSVMKPKKKSVSINRPNKCSKFCSEYNTKKEWFKAARKFKRDQYLSFYGPEPRKKLTEEVQCNITRRLFNVIGNQTKPVQPKPMPKKNIPHRPVEKKKVPKQVPKKDTTSLDRGEWLKNLLIDRVRLSRQKHNMDHLIPPENPLKAIYLPILRQVEPLKIYQKKPKPLNKKPTSFGLKISSSTYMTPEPGSQASLASIFYDAKNTMSRTPSSTALRDDLVDETESVFSCQEPSDPHIFSSLSKIEEIQPLQKKIDKSTTEDIPEEIVDFRRFIDIDCVSLLILDLMSNMKPKKDIHLFEFNPKITNYMDYFYWKHLKDDCLFFHWFVSEGFFPAHYLINVKNSKELENVSDEQIDVEIMQYIDVANDACKKEIQLTSQMAHLMVTSYFRVLHHRATSVEYPIQDRYLLRCRSAISVVELYQQERGRNILKDRVDCKRLMNWAIKHEGRVKQLIDEPLYYAEQRASIDSSLVIRTPNLECFKDFYTRHVLPKPDALAINSMFNKMRYPRNRTYPHMSFVCPIPGCETILCSEILMAHFLSDHCRRLEELWLTDRMILLFYPCSYPTNQIYCICVIALLAKIPGQTVPVPRVVFNEELPTKYLYFAEHGACFLMFAPVSRLLVEGKATPKPSAEIGVEKHQLDTLYIFWLAIADYELEVAGCRLLVYGRNHNVKARSLLTFVKMSTFKGVHDLLVTHPDSYLAIDYETMATVTNNFKDLIFIEVRYINKLNEDPNSSGDDNYDD encoded by the exons ATGCCGATTGACAGAGGACGAGCTCGGCAAAGAAACCGCAATACAGGCGCGCCGGAAACTCTCCTAGAGAGCCACTTACAAAAGCTTctcaaggagcaggagcaacttCACCAGCTGCTGATCAACAATCGTCCCGGAAAAACCCAGTTGGAAAATCTTGGCGGCGAAAGTATCTATGAGATCGATGATGAAAATTTGCCATGTTTTCAG GAGGCGGTGGGGGAGGAGCGAAAGGAGCTTAACAACCATCCAATTCTCGCCGAAATGGTGGACTCACCGAGTCCTTCGAAATTAGAAGATCTTCCAAAACTTCCATCACGAAGGTATCCATACCGCAGAAACCAAAGCTTGATCCCAACGCCTATTTCAGTGGGCAACTGCACACAACCCAAGCTAATGGGCCAGGGCTTCGACACGCCCTTTCTATACCCCGATTTTATTTCAGAAAACGAGGAAAATCGTGTAAAGT ACCTCTTCAGTTTGGTGGATAGTCTAGTACTGCAAACAGAgcgaatatttaaattgagcGAGCATTCTATGGCcaaagaaaacattaaaaaccCCTCCACTGGAGCTATACCCAAATCCAGGCCTAAACAGGAATTCCAAATAGATCATATGGGCCATGCAAAATACACGATTACTGTCAAATCTCGTTTTAAAGAGCCAAAGCAACACAATCCATCTA AAAAACATCGTTTGGCCAAAAGTAAGATAAATTCGTATAATAAATTGCCAGACATAATCGATTTAGATTGTGAGTTCGGAATGGAGTATATAGAAAAGTTTCGAGCCAACAAC ATTCGAGATGAAAATAAGGCCGAGGGCGTGTCCGATACTGGTCAAGATATATACACTGATGCTACAGATTCGATTGAAAGAGTGTCAGAGGATGAAGAAGGTTATTTTG gTGTAAACGAATCCCAGATAACTGTTATTCCGAACTCCGAATACCGTAATGACACATCGTTTCTTGAAAGTGAGATGGCCAAATCATTcaaaacacacagaaaatgTAAGAAAAAAGACACCAACGTTTATCGACCAACAACACCCATGACTAGACCCTCTACTCccattgatgatgatgttcCCAGTACATCGGCACAGGCAAAATTTTATCAGCAATTTAAAGATCCATTGGATCCCGAGAAGAGCGAATCAAGTGTCTTAAACATGTGGCAGTTATTAACAGAAAAAG AATTTAATAGGGAAAAACGaaggcaacaacaagcacAGAAGTACAGTATATATGGAAAATTACAACCTTTAGATCCGAAATCCGTGATGAAACCAAAGAAGAAATCTGTGTCTATAAACAGGCCAAACAAGTGCTCAAAATTCTGTAGCGAATATAATACGAAAAAAGAATGGTTTAAAGCGGCACGCAAGTTTAAAAGGGATCAGTACCTATCATTTTATGGACCCGAGCCCAGGAAAAAATTGACCGAAGAAGTACAGTGTAACATAACACGTAGACTTTTCAATGTTATCGGTAACCAAACCAAGCCCGTACAACCCAAACccatgccaaaaaaaaacatacccCATCGGcctgttgaaaaaaaaaaggtccCAAAACAAGTTCCCAAAAAGGATACCACGTCACTAGACAGGGGTGAGTGGTTAAAGAATCTTTTAATAGACAGAGTTCGGCTGAGTCGTCAAAAGCATAATATGGACCATTTGATACCACCAGAGAATCCTCTAAAAGCCATTTACTTACCGATTCTCCGTCAAGTTGAGCccttgaaaatatatcaaaagaaaccaaagccattaaacaaaaaacctaCTAGCTTTGGTTTAAAGATCAGTAGTAGTACTTACATGACACCCGAGCCCGGTTCGCAAGCTTCACTTGCTTCTATATTTTACGATGCCAAAAACACGATGTCAAGGACCCCTAGCTCAACCGCTTTGCGCGACGATTTAGTCGACGAAACGGAGAGCGTTTTCAGCTGTCAAGAACCAAGCGATCCACATATTTTTAGCAGCCTATCAAAAATCGAGGAAATACAAccacttcaaaaaaaaatcgataaGTCAACTACAGAGGATATACCCGAAGAAATTGTAGATTTTAGGAGATTCATCGATATAGATTGCGTATCGCTACTCATCCTGGATCTAATGTCAAATATGAAACCCAAAAAGGACATACATCTTTTCGAATTTAATCCCAAGATTACTAATTATATGGATTACTTTTACTGGAAACATTTAAAGGACGATTGTCTATTCTTTCATTGGTTCGTCAGCGAGGGGTTTTTTCCCGCTCATTATCTTATTAATGTGAAAAATTCCAAGGAACTGGAAAACGTTTCAGATGAGCAGATAGATGTGGAGATTATGCAGTATATAGATGTGGCAAATGACGCTTGCAAGAAGGAAATACAATTAACAAGTCAAATGGCGCACCTAATGGTGACCTCTTATTTTCGAGTTTTACATCATAGAGCCACATCGGTTGAGTACCCTATCCAAGATAGATATTTGCTCAGATGTCGCTCGGCCATTTCTGTAGTTGAACTCTATCAACAGGAGAGAGGTCGAAATATATTGAAAGATCGGGTCGATTGTAAGCGACTTATGAATTGGGCCATCAAACACGAGGGTCGCGTTAAACAGCTGATCGACGAGCCTTTGTACTATGCCGAGCAACGGGCTAGCATTGATTCCTCCCTGGTTATACGTACCCCAAATTTGGAGTGCTTTAAGGATTTTTACACTCGTCACGTATTGCCCAAACCTGATGCACTTGCCATTAATTCCATGTTCAACAAAATGCGTTATCCGAGAAATAGAACATATCCACATATGTCGTTTGTGTGCCCCATTCCTGGTTGCGAAACGATTCTGTGCTCCGAGATTCTTATGGCACACTTTTTGTCCGATCATTGTCGACGATTGGAAGAACTTTGGCTTACAGATCGTATGATTCTACTGTTCTATCCGTGTTCCTATCCCACAAATCAGATTTACTGTATTTGTGTAATCGCCTTATTGGCCAAAATTCCCGGACAGACGGTCCCGGTACCCCGTGTTGTATTTAACGAGGAATTACCCACGAAATATCTATACTTTGCTGAACATGGAGCATGTTTCCTTATGTTCGCTCCGGTTTCAAGATTATTAGTTGAAGGAAAGGCGACGCCTAAACCTTCCGCGGAAATAGGCGTTGAGAAGCATCAACTAGACactttgtatatattttggctAGCTATTGCCGATTATGAACTCGAGGTTGCGGGATGTCGACTTCTTGTGTATGGCCGGAATCACAATGTCAAGGCTAGATCTCTATTGACGTTTGTGAAAATGTCCACGTTTAAAGGTGTACACGATTTGCTTGTAACTCATCCAGATAGCTATCTGGCCATCGACTATGAGACAATGGCGACGGtgacaaacaattttaaggaTCTTATTTTTATCGAGGTACGATACATTAATAAGTTGAATGAGGATCCCAACAGTTCTGGTGATGACAATTATGATGATTAA